A region from the Paraurantiacibacter namhicola genome encodes:
- a CDS encoding PilZ domain-containing protein yields the protein MSVLVIRSHKRYATRRVVTLVRKRRANVQALMIELSSQGCRLSGLGRAKLDEGDLVTLLVGEDTSWSARVRWAHDGVAGLRLERTLYKHELEAVLQQRGSMRSYGT from the coding sequence ATGTCCGTGTTGGTTATCAGGTCGCACAAACGCTACGCCACGCGGCGGGTGGTGACGCTCGTGCGCAAGCGGCGTGCGAATGTCCAGGCGCTGATGATCGAGCTTTCCAGCCAGGGCTGCCGCCTGTCGGGCCTCGGCCGGGCGAAGCTGGACGAAGGCGACCTGGTGACGCTGCTGGTGGGTGAGGACACGTCCTGGTCCGCGCGCGTGCGCTGGGCGCATGACGGTGTGGCCGGCCTCAGGCTGGAGCGCACGCTCTACAAGCATGAACTGGAAGCCGTGCTCCAGCAGCGCGGCAGCATGCGCAGCTACGGCACCTGA
- a CDS encoding outer membrane protein assembly factor BamD encodes MIALPTSRRAGTRARAIIAATLSATALSACASGGGGSDMKDTAYVARDVETLYAAAKARLDAGDYKMAAGLFDEVERQHPYSEWARRAQLMSAFTYYAQGDYNESIGAATRFLQIHPGNKDAPYAYYLIAMSYYEQISDIQRDQRTTRLALAALTEVTRRYPDSEYAADARLKIDLVNDHLAGKEMEIGRYYQRSGKWLAAQIRFQNVIETYQTTSHAPEALYRLTETSLALGVPMEAKRYAAVLGANYPGSEWYERAYALIGDKAPELLASN; translated from the coding sequence ATGATTGCACTTCCCACTTCGCGCCGCGCCGGAACACGAGCTCGCGCCATCATCGCTGCCACCCTCTCGGCAACCGCACTGTCCGCCTGCGCCAGCGGCGGCGGGGGCAGCGACATGAAGGACACTGCCTATGTGGCGCGCGATGTGGAGACGCTCTACGCAGCGGCCAAGGCGCGGCTCGATGCGGGCGATTACAAGATGGCGGCCGGCCTGTTCGACGAGGTGGAGCGCCAGCACCCCTACTCCGAATGGGCACGCCGCGCGCAGCTGATGAGCGCCTTCACCTATTACGCGCAGGGCGATTACAACGAGTCGATCGGGGCGGCCACGCGCTTCCTGCAGATCCACCCGGGTAACAAGGATGCGCCCTACGCCTATTACCTGATCGCGATGAGCTATTACGAGCAGATCAGCGATATCCAGCGCGACCAGCGCACCACGCGCCTGGCGCTCGCCGCGCTGACCGAAGTGACGCGCCGCTATCCGGACAGCGAATATGCTGCCGATGCCCGCCTGAAGATCGACCTGGTGAACGATCACCTGGCCGGCAAGGAAATGGAAATCGGCCGTTACTACCAGCGCAGCGGCAAGTGGCTGGCAGCGCAGATCCGCTTCCAGAACGTGATCGAGACCTACCAGACCACCAGCCATGCGCCCGAGGCGCTGTACCGCCTGACGGAAACCAGCCTGGCGCTGGGCGTGCCGATGGAAGCGAAGCGCTATGCCGCAGTGCTGGGCGCGAACTATCCGGGCAGCGAATGGTACGAGCGGGCTTACGCGTTGATCGGTGACAAGGCTCCGGAACTGCTCGCCAGCAATTGA
- a CDS encoding HNH endonuclease: MTFGVFMHKDGSIYDDIPEVHYQFPKSYLSRAQQMVGDWIVYREPVKIPNSKGFFAVAKVEEIIADPTEPDRYRAIIEKGSYLPFEPTVPHIVDGEQVERGVLNEEGKVSGRAQAAVRPLSHSDFARIISLGLPDEDFLPRSDDEVVEDNRVREHQTPFEIERPIVQSLVSKPFRDRAFRRAVMHAYDGRCAVTGWKLVNGGGRLEAQAAHIRPVEHGGPDSVRNGLALSGTAHWMFDRGLIGFRDDLEIMVHRKVNDVDGVRGIINSTGKLLPPQRDTDRPHPQFLAWHREHHAFAA, from the coding sequence ATGACCTTCGGCGTTTTCATGCACAAGGATGGGTCGATCTACGACGACATTCCCGAGGTGCATTACCAGTTTCCGAAAAGCTATCTCAGCCGCGCCCAGCAGATGGTCGGTGACTGGATTGTCTATCGCGAGCCGGTCAAAATTCCGAACTCCAAGGGCTTCTTCGCCGTGGCGAAGGTCGAGGAAATAATAGCTGATCCGACAGAGCCTGACCGCTACCGCGCGATCATCGAGAAAGGGAGCTATCTGCCTTTCGAGCCGACCGTGCCGCATATTGTGGATGGCGAACAGGTTGAGCGCGGTGTTCTCAATGAAGAAGGCAAGGTATCTGGCCGCGCGCAAGCCGCCGTCCGTCCGCTTTCGCATTCCGACTTCGCGCGCATCATTTCGCTCGGCCTGCCGGATGAGGACTTTCTGCCTCGTAGCGATGACGAAGTGGTCGAGGACAACCGCGTCCGCGAGCATCAGACCCCGTTCGAAATCGAGCGGCCCATCGTCCAGTCACTCGTCTCCAAACCATTCCGCGACCGCGCTTTCCGCCGCGCCGTGATGCATGCCTATGATGGCCGCTGCGCGGTGACAGGCTGGAAGCTGGTCAATGGCGGTGGCCGCCTGGAAGCGCAGGCCGCGCATATCCGCCCGGTCGAGCATGGCGGCCCTGACAGTGTCCGTAACGGCTTGGCCTTGTCAGGCACGGCGCACTGGATGTTTGACCGCGGCTTGATCGGCTTCCGTGACGATCTTGAAATCATGGTCCATCGCAAGGTGAACGATGTCGATGGGGTGCGGGGCATTATCAACTCGACCGGCAAGCTGCTGCCGCCACAGCGAGACACCGATCGCCCGCATCCGCAATTCCTCGCCTGGCATCGGGAGCATCACGCGTTTGCGGCATGA
- a CDS encoding EAL domain-containing protein encodes MRRIIRNLTGKTAPEEGDFRADGSQRGQAYQHASDYRLSLMEQFEATGISWFWASNAEHELEYLSPGASDGQSWSMDEVLGQTLGDLFEMDSDQSGEAAQRPLGFQLSARTRFNNLVVKLRFHKRETYWSLTGQAVYDEEGEFLGYRGSAKDISADYEQQRDTSRAAQFDALTGLANRSRMTKRLDAVLTASKVAKRSCALLMLDLDRFKQVNDTLGHPAGDDLLKQVARRIEKIVDGKGEIGRLGGDEFQIILPDIDDRGDLGHLCNRLIQMISQPYSLDGSRATIGTSVGVAIAPYDGLESDDLVKAADLALYAAKGGGRGQFRFYSNDLKDKAQQRREIEEELRDALVRGELEMHYQPTVCPKSHKVKGFEALMRWNHPERGYISPGEFIPIAEETNLIIQLGEWALRQACADAAKWPSDLRVAVNVSAHQFAQDSLPTTVTNALASAELSPKRLELEITETVFMGDTGETDAMFRKLKGLGVRLALDDFGTGYSSLGYLRNAPFDKIKIDQSFVRGCTEKGNSNAAIISAIVNLASALGMDTTAEGVETMDELKAISAQGTSLIQGFIFSRAIPHAEVLEKLESGNLKYEPVGPSKHRAQRKTVYRRVGVIHGDCRYEAVMRDLSKSGARIEGLLDVPVGTEFILDLGEGQLVLGTVRRSQDATQGVQFETALVSDGADGLCTRHRVSPYALAAAGMPLSALPSGNYPLVQNAQAEGAKPRFMQVDVSSASSRAA; translated from the coding sequence ATGCGCCGCATAATTCGCAATCTTACGGGTAAGACCGCGCCGGAAGAAGGCGATTTCCGCGCCGATGGTTCGCAGCGCGGTCAGGCGTACCAGCATGCCTCGGATTACCGCCTTTCGCTGATGGAGCAGTTCGAGGCGACGGGCATTTCCTGGTTCTGGGCCAGCAATGCCGAGCACGAGCTGGAATACCTGTCCCCGGGGGCATCCGATGGCCAGTCCTGGTCGATGGACGAGGTGCTGGGCCAGACGCTGGGTGACCTCTTCGAGATGGATTCCGACCAGTCCGGCGAAGCCGCGCAAAGGCCGCTCGGTTTCCAGCTGAGCGCGCGGACGCGGTTCAACAACCTTGTCGTCAAGCTGCGCTTCCACAAGCGGGAAACCTACTGGTCGCTGACCGGGCAGGCGGTGTATGACGAGGAAGGCGAATTCCTCGGCTACCGCGGCAGCGCAAAGGACATCTCTGCCGATTACGAACAGCAGCGCGATACGTCGCGCGCGGCGCAATTCGATGCGCTGACGGGGCTTGCGAACCGCTCCCGCATGACGAAGCGGCTGGATGCCGTCCTGACGGCGTCCAAGGTGGCAAAACGCTCCTGCGCGCTGCTGATGCTGGATCTCGACCGGTTCAAGCAGGTCAATGACACGCTGGGCCATCCGGCGGGCGACGACCTGCTGAAGCAGGTGGCGCGCCGCATCGAGAAGATCGTGGACGGCAAGGGCGAGATCGGGCGCCTTGGCGGTGACGAGTTCCAGATCATCCTGCCCGATATCGACGATCGCGGGGACCTGGGACATCTGTGCAACCGCCTGATCCAGATGATCTCGCAGCCTTATTCGCTGGATGGCAGCCGCGCGACCATCGGCACCTCCGTCGGCGTGGCCATCGCGCCCTATGACGGACTTGAATCCGATGATCTGGTGAAAGCGGCCGACCTTGCGCTGTATGCTGCCAAGGGCGGCGGGCGCGGGCAATTTCGCTTCTATTCCAACGATCTGAAGGACAAGGCGCAGCAGCGCCGCGAGATCGAGGAAGAACTGCGCGATGCCCTGGTGCGCGGCGAGCTGGAAATGCATTACCAGCCCACCGTGTGCCCCAAATCGCACAAGGTGAAGGGTTTCGAGGCGCTGATGCGCTGGAACCACCCCGAGCGCGGCTATATCAGTCCGGGCGAATTCATCCCGATTGCGGAAGAAACCAACCTGATCATCCAGCTGGGCGAGTGGGCCCTGCGTCAGGCGTGTGCGGACGCGGCCAAATGGCCTTCGGACCTTCGCGTGGCGGTCAATGTATCCGCGCACCAGTTCGCGCAAGACAGCCTGCCCACCACTGTGACCAACGCGCTCGCCTCGGCAGAGCTTTCGCCCAAGAGGCTGGAGCTGGAGATCACCGAGACCGTGTTCATGGGCGACACGGGCGAAACCGATGCCATGTTCCGCAAGCTGAAGGGGCTGGGCGTGCGCCTGGCGCTGGACGATTTCGGCACCGGCTATTCCTCGCTCGGCTATCTGCGCAACGCGCCGTTCGACAAGATCAAGATCGACCAGAGCTTCGTGCGCGGCTGCACGGAAAAGGGCAATTCCAACGCCGCCATCATCAGCGCCATCGTCAATTTGGCGAGCGCCCTGGGCATGGACACCACGGCCGAGGGCGTGGAGACGATGGACGAGCTGAAAGCCATCAGTGCACAGGGCACCAGCCTGATCCAGGGTTTCATCTTCTCGCGCGCGATCCCGCATGCCGAAGTGCTGGAGAAGCTGGAGAGCGGGAACCTGAAGTACGAGCCTGTCGGCCCCTCCAAGCACCGCGCGCAGCGCAAGACGGTCTATCGCCGGGTCGGCGTAATCCACGGCGATTGCCGCTACGAGGCCGTCATGCGCGACCTGTCGAAATCGGGCGCGCGTATCGAGGGCCTGCTCGATGTACCCGTGGGCACGGAATTCATCCTCGACCTTGGGGAAGGGCAGCTGGTGCTTGGCACCGTGCGCCGTTCGCAGGATGCGACGCAGGGCGTGCAGTTCGAAACTGCGCTGGTCAGCGACGGGGCGGACGGGCTGTGCACGCGGCACCGCGTCTCGCCCTATGCGCTCGCCGCAGCGGGCATGCCGCTATCGGCCCTGCCATCGGGCAATTACCCGCTGGTGCAGAACGCGCAGGCGGAAGGCGCGAAGCCGCGCTTCATGCAGGTGGACGTGTCCAGCGCATCCAGCCGCGCGGCATAA
- the lepA gene encoding translation elongation factor 4, which produces MTDLAKIRNFSIIAHIDHGKSTLADRLIQHCGGLTAREMSEQVLDNMDIEKERGITIKAQTVRLNYTANDGETYELNLMDTPGHVDFAYEVSRSLAACEGALLVVDAAQGVEAQTLANVYQSIEHDHEIVPVINKIDLPAAEPEQVRAEIEDIIGIDASDAVLTSAKSGIGIEEVLEALVSRIPPPKGDRDAPLTASLVDSWYDPYLGVVILVRVIDGVLKKGLDVKFMQGGTQHLVDRVGCFTPKRVDLPEIGPGEIGFITAQIKEVEQARVGDTITTVKNGAAQALKGYKEVQPVVFCGLFPVDAADFEKLRESIGKLRLNDASFSYEMESSAALGFGFRAGFLGLLHLEIIQERLSREYDLDLITTAPSVVYRVHLAHTKNEDAEVRDIHNPADWPDVNRIDMIEEPWIKATIYTPDEYLGAILKLCQDRRGIQTNLTYVGGRAQVTYELPLNEVVFDFYDRLKSISRGYASFDYEQIGNREGDLVKMNILVNAEPVDALSLIVHRSVAEERGRGMCERLKDLIPRHLFKIPIQAAIGGKIIARETIAALRKDVTAKCYGGDISRKKKLLEKQKKGKARMREYGNVSIPQEAFIAALRMGEE; this is translated from the coding sequence ATGACTGACCTTGCCAAGATCCGCAACTTTTCGATTATCGCCCATATCGACCACGGGAAGAGCACGCTCGCCGACCGGCTGATCCAGCATTGCGGCGGCCTGACCGCGCGCGAGATGTCCGAGCAGGTGCTCGACAACATGGACATCGAGAAGGAGCGCGGCATCACCATCAAGGCGCAGACCGTGCGCCTGAATTACACCGCGAACGACGGCGAGACTTACGAGCTCAACCTCATGGACACGCCCGGCCACGTGGACTTCGCCTACGAGGTCTCGCGCTCCCTGGCCGCGTGCGAGGGCGCGCTGCTGGTGGTGGACGCCGCGCAGGGGGTGGAGGCGCAGACGCTCGCCAATGTCTACCAGTCGATCGAGCACGACCACGAGATCGTCCCCGTCATCAACAAGATCGACCTGCCCGCGGCCGAGCCCGAGCAGGTCCGCGCCGAGATCGAGGACATCATCGGCATCGATGCCAGCGACGCCGTGCTCACCAGCGCGAAGTCCGGCATCGGCATCGAGGAGGTGCTGGAAGCCCTCGTCTCCCGCATCCCGCCGCCCAAGGGCGACCGCGACGCCCCGCTGACCGCCAGCCTGGTGGACAGCTGGTACGACCCGTATCTCGGCGTCGTCATCCTGGTGCGCGTGATCGACGGGGTCCTGAAGAAGGGGCTGGACGTAAAGTTCATGCAGGGCGGCACGCAGCACCTGGTGGACCGCGTCGGCTGCTTCACGCCCAAGCGTGTGGACCTGCCGGAGATCGGCCCCGGCGAAATCGGCTTCATCACCGCGCAGATCAAGGAGGTGGAGCAGGCCCGCGTGGGTGACACCATCACCACGGTGAAGAACGGCGCGGCGCAGGCGCTGAAGGGCTACAAGGAAGTGCAGCCCGTGGTCTTCTGCGGCCTCTTCCCCGTGGACGCGGCGGATTTCGAGAAGCTGCGCGAAAGCATCGGCAAGCTGCGCCTCAACGATGCCAGCTTCAGTTACGAAATGGAGAGCAGCGCCGCACTCGGCTTCGGCTTCCGCGCCGGCTTCCTCGGCCTGTTGCACCTGGAGATCATCCAGGAACGCCTCAGCCGCGAATACGACCTCGACCTCATCACCACGGCGCCGTCCGTGGTTTACCGCGTCCACCTCGCCCACACGAAGAACGAGGATGCGGAGGTGCGCGACATCCACAACCCCGCCGACTGGCCGGACGTGAACCGCATCGACATGATCGAGGAGCCGTGGATCAAGGCCACGATCTACACGCCCGACGAATATCTCGGCGCCATCCTGAAGCTGTGCCAGGACCGGCGCGGCATCCAGACGAACCTGACCTATGTCGGCGGGCGCGCGCAGGTGACCTACGAGCTGCCGCTGAATGAGGTGGTCTTCGACTTCTACGACCGGCTGAAGAGCATCAGCCGCGGCTATGCCAGCTTCGATTACGAACAGATCGGCAATCGCGAGGGCGACCTCGTGAAAATGAACATCCTGGTGAATGCAGAGCCGGTGGATGCGCTATCCCTGATCGTCCACCGCAGCGTGGCCGAAGAACGCGGCCGCGGCATGTGCGAGCGGCTGAAAGACCTCATCCCGCGCCACCTGTTCAAGATCCCCATCCAGGCCGCGATCGGCGGCAAGATCATCGCCCGCGAAACCATCGCAGCCCTGCGCAAAGACGTGACCGCCAAATGCTATGGCGGCGACATCAGCCGCAAGAAGAAGCTGCTGGAGAAGCAGAAAAAGGGCAAGGCGCGGATGCGGGAGTATGGGAACGTGAGCATCCCGCAGGAGGCGTTTATTGCGGCGTTGCGGATGGGGGAGGAGTAG
- a CDS encoding reverse transcriptase/maturase family protein, which translates to MPGWTLKKSDLKRYPHFDQILKPEEIVALVTDPKRVAENSFFPLLRYTKKWQPFRREKGSDTPKPKSKDRPIRYASRRDAYIFAYYRHLLSGPYETELSRLGISHCPIAYRRIPTATDGRRGKCNIQFAREAFDRIRELGNCCAIAVDISSYFESIDHERLKALWCRLLGVERLPADHFAVFKNITKYRVVDRVKAYERLGYYGVKSYTKGGDPIHGYLTPYDEIPTQLCSPHEFRQKILGENGEYDSLVEPNTKPFGIPQGAPISDLLANLYLIDFDVEMHELAVSLGGSYVRYSDDILLILPVSVEQAQEIMAELPTRIRQHGDQLVIKPEKSSLVRYTRNGDAQHSDLISGKGKNGLEYLGFRYDGQSVFLRDSTMSNLYRKVASVARNQAEATIRRYPNKTYDELCDLFNFEEFTKCFGRVERFEPSSSNKRWTFWTYVARSVEEFQTKGKKIHGQVRRLRKRARHRVDQEIARALQRQARRDASDAIDLK; encoded by the coding sequence ATGCCGGGATGGACTCTCAAGAAAAGTGATCTCAAGCGCTATCCGCATTTTGATCAGATACTGAAGCCTGAAGAAATCGTTGCGCTGGTCACCGACCCCAAGAGGGTTGCGGAGAACAGCTTCTTCCCTCTGTTACGCTATACGAAGAAATGGCAGCCCTTCCGACGCGAGAAAGGGAGCGACACTCCGAAGCCCAAGTCGAAGGACCGGCCCATCCGGTATGCTTCGCGCCGAGACGCATATATCTTCGCATACTATCGGCACTTGCTCAGCGGTCCATACGAGACTGAGTTGAGTCGCCTTGGTATCAGCCACTGTCCGATTGCGTACCGACGAATCCCAACAGCAACTGACGGGCGGCGAGGTAAGTGCAATATTCAGTTTGCCCGTGAAGCGTTTGATCGCATCCGTGAGTTAGGCAATTGCTGTGCAATTGCTGTCGATATCAGCAGCTATTTCGAATCAATTGATCATGAGCGATTGAAGGCTCTTTGGTGCCGCCTGCTTGGCGTGGAGCGCCTTCCTGCGGATCACTTTGCCGTTTTCAAGAACATCACGAAATATCGCGTTGTCGACAGGGTGAAGGCCTACGAGCGGCTCGGCTACTATGGAGTGAAAAGCTACACGAAAGGCGGCGATCCAATCCACGGCTACCTTACCCCCTATGACGAAATTCCGACCCAGCTTTGCTCACCGCACGAGTTTCGGCAGAAAATTCTTGGTGAGAACGGCGAGTACGATTCCCTTGTCGAGCCGAACACAAAGCCCTTCGGAATTCCGCAAGGCGCGCCGATCTCAGACCTGCTCGCCAACCTCTATTTAATAGACTTCGATGTCGAGATGCACGAGCTCGCCGTCAGCTTGGGCGGAAGCTATGTGCGCTATTCGGACGATATTCTCCTGATCTTGCCTGTTTCAGTCGAACAGGCCCAAGAAATCATGGCAGAGCTGCCCACTCGCATCCGTCAGCATGGCGACCAGCTCGTTATCAAGCCGGAGAAGTCGTCACTGGTCCGCTACACGCGAAATGGTGATGCCCAACATTCAGATTTGATTTCTGGCAAGGGGAAAAACGGTCTCGAGTACCTTGGCTTCCGCTACGACGGTCAGAGTGTCTTTCTTCGAGATTCAACGATGTCGAACCTATACCGCAAGGTCGCATCGGTGGCCCGAAATCAAGCAGAAGCGACAATTCGGCGCTATCCCAACAAGACTTACGATGAACTATGTGATCTATTCAATTTTGAGGAATTCACAAAGTGCTTCGGACGGGTTGAGAGGTTCGAGCCTTCCTCGTCAAACAAGAGGTGGACTTTCTGGACCTACGTAGCGCGTTCTGTGGAAGAGTTTCAAACGAAAGGAAAAAAGATTCACGGTCAAGTCAGGCGTTTGAGGAAACGCGCTAGGCATAGGGTGGATCAGGAGATTGCACGCGCGCTACAACGCCAAGCTCGGCGCGATGCATCAGATGCCATTGATTTGAAGTGA